A window of Phycisphaerae bacterium genomic DNA:
CCGGAACCTGCAACGCCTTGGTGTCTGGGCGGCCTCCATCCCGTACGCGCTGCGCCGATTCCCCGACAGCGGCCTCGTAAGGACCACGATGAGCGGTGCCTAGCCGGCGGTGGTTCGTCCGAAGACCGCCAGTGCATCGTCAAGGGTGGGGCAGAATGTGAACATTCGGTCGAGACGGGTGATTTCAAAGACCTTCTTGAGGTCGTCGCGCAGATCGCAGAGCACGACCTGCCCCTTGTTCTGAGCAGCCTTCTTGTGCAGCGTGATGAGCACGCTGAGAGCCGACGACGACAGAAACTTGACGTTCGTG
This region includes:
- a CDS encoding STAS domain-containing protein, yielding MPESQRLLIETIKDVTVVTFQDISILDALQIDEIGEELYELVEKKDCRQLILDFTNVKFLSSSALSVLITLHKKAAQNKGQVVLCDLRDDLKKVFEITRLDRMFTFCPTLDDALAVFGRTTAG